In Babylonia areolata isolate BAREFJ2019XMU chromosome 19, ASM4173473v1, whole genome shotgun sequence, a single window of DNA contains:
- the LOC143293610 gene encoding 3-keto-steroid reductase/17-beta-hydroxysteroid dehydrogenase 7-like isoform X2 produces the protein MSSGPVAVVTGANAGIGLALCEQLLASHPCLHLCLACRNKKRAEKARAYLQALFPDATIDVVNIDTSSVKSVLDAAKVLKEKYTHIDFLYLNAGVMQAGGVRWNRIISGIFSSQCVRVLTTGEGLIVQQNSKTPDGLMNVFATNLFGHYVLLRELEPCLGSAGAQGGLDRPSQLIWTSSSNAQQRNFSLEDMQHEKGEEPYSSSKYATDMLNVALNEKYNKQDVYSHSTCPGLVMTNLTDGILPAWVWWLVLPFMLLMRILVPSLTNSPSKGAASLLKVDRTECTKLLECLETMRKDLTKDIVESS, from the exons ATGTCGTCTGGTCCTGTGGCAGTCGTAACTGGTGCAAACGC GGGCATTGGTCTTGCGTTGTGTGAGCAGCTGCTTGCCTCTCACCCATGTCTCCATCTCTGCCTGGCATGTCGCAACAAAAAGCGTGCAGAAAAGGCTAGGGCTTATCTGCAAGCTCTGTTTCCTGATGCCACCATAGATGTTGTCAATATTGATACCTCCTCCGTCAAGTCTGTGCTGGATGCAGCAAAAGTCTTAAAAGAAAA GTATACACACATTGATTTTCTCTACCTAAATGCTGGTGTGATGCAGGCTGGAGGTGTCCGTTGGAACAGGATCATATCAGGGATATTCAGCAG CCAGTGTGTCCGTGTGCTGACCACAGGGGAAGGACTGATTGTGCAACAGAACAGCAAGACTCCAGATGGCCTCATGAATGTTTTCGCCACAAATCTTTTTGGGCATTATGTACTG CTGCGAGAACTGGAACCATGCTTGGGTTCAGCAGGAGCACAGGGTGGGCTGGACAGGCCATCTCAGCTCATATGGACTTCTTCTAGCAACGCCCAGCAACGGAACTTCTCCTTGGAAGATATGCAGCATGAAAAAGG GGAAGAGCCATACAGTTCATCAAAGTACGCAACAGACATGCTGAATGTGGCGTTGAATGAAAAGTATAACAAACAG gatgtGTACTCTCATTCCACGTGCCCAGGCCTTGTGATGACAAACCTGACAGATGGCATTCTGCCTGCCTGGGTTTGGTGGCTTGTGCTGCCCTTTATGCTTCTG ATGAGAATCCTGGTGCCCAGCTTGACCAATTCACCAAGTAAAGGAGCTGCATCTTTG CTGAAAGTTGACAGAACTGAATGCACAAAACTTCTGGAGTGCTTGGAGACCATGAGGAAGGATTTGACTAAAGACATTGTAGAGAGCTCTTAG
- the LOC143293610 gene encoding 3-keto-steroid reductase/17-beta-hydroxysteroid dehydrogenase 7-like isoform X1: protein MSSGPVAVVTGANAGIGLALCEQLLASHPCLHLCLACRNKKRAEKARAYLQALFPDATIDVVNIDTSSVKSVLDAAKVLKEKYTHIDFLYLNAGVMQAGGVRWNRIISGIFSSQCVRVLTTGEGLIVQQNSKTPDGLMNVFATNLFGHYVLLRELEPCLGSAGAQGGLDRPSQLIWTSSSNAQQRNFSLEDMQHEKGEEPYSSSKYATDMLNVALNEKYNKQDVYSHSTCPGLVMTNLTDGILPAWVWWLVLPFMLLMRILVPSLTNSPSKGAASLTWLSHQRPERLDPCVKFRSLCTITGKSYVGTEKLKVDRTECTKLLECLETMRKDLTKDIVESS from the exons ATGTCGTCTGGTCCTGTGGCAGTCGTAACTGGTGCAAACGC GGGCATTGGTCTTGCGTTGTGTGAGCAGCTGCTTGCCTCTCACCCATGTCTCCATCTCTGCCTGGCATGTCGCAACAAAAAGCGTGCAGAAAAGGCTAGGGCTTATCTGCAAGCTCTGTTTCCTGATGCCACCATAGATGTTGTCAATATTGATACCTCCTCCGTCAAGTCTGTGCTGGATGCAGCAAAAGTCTTAAAAGAAAA GTATACACACATTGATTTTCTCTACCTAAATGCTGGTGTGATGCAGGCTGGAGGTGTCCGTTGGAACAGGATCATATCAGGGATATTCAGCAG CCAGTGTGTCCGTGTGCTGACCACAGGGGAAGGACTGATTGTGCAACAGAACAGCAAGACTCCAGATGGCCTCATGAATGTTTTCGCCACAAATCTTTTTGGGCATTATGTACTG CTGCGAGAACTGGAACCATGCTTGGGTTCAGCAGGAGCACAGGGTGGGCTGGACAGGCCATCTCAGCTCATATGGACTTCTTCTAGCAACGCCCAGCAACGGAACTTCTCCTTGGAAGATATGCAGCATGAAAAAGG GGAAGAGCCATACAGTTCATCAAAGTACGCAACAGACATGCTGAATGTGGCGTTGAATGAAAAGTATAACAAACAG gatgtGTACTCTCATTCCACGTGCCCAGGCCTTGTGATGACAAACCTGACAGATGGCATTCTGCCTGCCTGGGTTTGGTGGCTTGTGCTGCCCTTTATGCTTCTG ATGAGAATCCTGGTGCCCAGCTTGACCAATTCACCAAGTAAAGGAGCTGCATCTTTG ACTTGGCTCTCTCATCAGCGACCAGAAAGATTGGATCCATGTGTGAAATTTCGCTCATTGTGCACCATCACTGGAAAATCTTATGTGGGAACTGAAAAG CTGAAAGTTGACAGAACTGAATGCACAAAACTTCTGGAGTGCTTGGAGACCATGAGGAAGGATTTGACTAAAGACATTGTAGAGAGCTCTTAG